In one Candidatus Eremiobacterota bacterium genomic region, the following are encoded:
- a CDS encoding DAK2 domain-containing protein: MAVTQLDGRAFEKFVAAGTYFLRKYRGVLNDLNVFPVPDGDTGSNMFLTAKAALKEAHQTRTAPLSEVATAAANGSLLGARGNSGVILSQMLRGFAHSVRHRDAIDTFQLSLAMREAVGAARAALTKPVEGTILSVAAAAADEAYRLAVREPDFYRLGDAVLRAANDALDRTPEQLPALKEAGVVDAGGAGFCYFLEGALRFIPEQAARTTAFPRRPVRSSVFTRRQIVGDNHWCTEFVLEDATLEAHPLRDQLERHGDSLLVIGAKPTIKVHIHCADPDAVQALAARHGTVTRWKREDMAEQHNVLVVDAPAKAVGIASVVAGAGFDRIARELGADVTISVPEGANPSVRDLLVGVNASLAPTVYLLPNDPNVGLAAREVGALTEKTVVVVPTADPVAGLAVLLRLGGAEAPLALEDVTAVLAGVRSAAVFFAGKDASVGGVAVRQGAPAASIGKRLLSAPSLDEVIAAAAAELGAAEGGLVTLYYGGAQKERDAQKHAALLGERFAGAEVEYYYGGQPSVEYWISVEQ, translated from the coding sequence ATGGCAGTCACCCAGCTCGACGGGCGCGCGTTCGAGAAGTTCGTCGCCGCCGGGACCTACTTCTTACGGAAGTACCGGGGCGTCCTCAACGACCTCAACGTGTTCCCCGTCCCGGACGGCGACACGGGCTCGAACATGTTCCTGACCGCCAAGGCAGCCCTCAAGGAGGCGCACCAGACCCGGACCGCCCCGCTCTCAGAGGTCGCCACGGCCGCCGCGAACGGCTCGCTGCTCGGCGCCCGCGGGAACAGCGGGGTGATCCTCTCGCAGATGCTGCGCGGCTTCGCCCACTCGGTCCGCCACCGGGACGCGATCGACACCTTTCAGCTCTCGCTCGCGATGCGCGAGGCGGTCGGCGCGGCGCGGGCCGCCTTGACCAAGCCGGTCGAGGGGACGATCCTCTCGGTCGCCGCTGCGGCCGCCGACGAGGCCTACCGGCTGGCCGTGCGCGAGCCCGACTTCTACCGGCTGGGCGATGCGGTGCTGCGGGCCGCGAACGATGCGCTCGACCGCACTCCCGAACAGCTGCCGGCCCTCAAGGAAGCCGGCGTCGTCGACGCGGGCGGCGCCGGGTTCTGCTATTTCCTCGAAGGCGCGCTGCGCTTCATTCCGGAGCAGGCCGCCCGCACGACCGCGTTCCCGCGCCGGCCGGTGCGCTCGTCCGTCTTCACCCGCCGGCAGATCGTCGGCGACAACCACTGGTGCACCGAGTTCGTGCTCGAAGACGCGACGCTCGAGGCGCACCCGCTGCGCGATCAGCTCGAGCGGCACGGCGACTCGCTGCTCGTCATAGGCGCGAAGCCGACGATCAAGGTGCATATCCACTGCGCCGACCCCGACGCGGTGCAGGCGCTCGCCGCACGGCACGGTACGGTGACGCGCTGGAAGCGCGAGGACATGGCCGAGCAGCACAACGTGCTCGTCGTCGACGCGCCGGCGAAAGCGGTCGGGATCGCGAGCGTCGTCGCGGGCGCGGGCTTCGACCGCATCGCGCGCGAGCTCGGCGCCGACGTGACGATCTCCGTCCCCGAGGGCGCGAACCCGTCGGTGCGCGATCTGCTGGTCGGCGTCAACGCCTCGCTCGCGCCGACGGTCTACCTGCTCCCGAACGATCCGAACGTCGGGCTCGCCGCGCGCGAGGTCGGCGCGCTCACCGAGAAAACCGTCGTCGTCGTGCCGACGGCCGATCCGGTCGCGGGGCTGGCGGTGCTGCTGCGGCTCGGCGGCGCGGAGGCGCCGCTTGCGCTCGAAGATGTCACGGCGGTGCTCGCGGGGGTGCGCAGCGCGGCGGTGTTCTTCGCCGGCAAGGACGCGAGCGTCGGCGGCGTCGCGGTGCGGCAGGGTGCACCGGCCGCGTCGATCGGAAAGCGGCTGCTGAGCGCGCCGTCGCTCGACGAGGTGATCGCCGCGGCGGCGGCCGAGCTCGGCGCCGCCGAGGGCGGACTCGTCACGCTGTATTACGGCGGCGCGCAGAAAGAGCGCGACGCGCAGAAGCACGCGGCGCTGCTCGGCGAGCGTTTTGCCGGGGCGGAGGTGGAATACTACTACGGTGGCCAGCCGTCGGTCGAGTACTGGATCAGTGTCGAGCAGTAG
- the plsX gene encoding phosphate acyltransferase PlsX has protein sequence MSSSSEPARGPVPVIAVDAMGGDNAPQAVVQGALDAHRDGLGTIVLVGDRARIEPLLHGERAIEIVHSAAEVPMAMHASQAVRKSQGTSLGDAIDLVREGRADAVVSAGNSGAFLAIALIRLRTIPGIARPAIGAVLPGKEGPVVLCDAGANVDCRPEWLMQFGVMGSAYARAALGIDEPRVGLISVGEEPTKGNAQVLEAAELLRAAPVRFVGNIEGKDILLNHADVVVADGFVGNVILKTAEGSATYIRDVLRESFESANAVGKLGGLLSRGVFAKIRVRLDYSTYGGAPLLGVRGNCVVAHGRSDRTAIRNAIRQAAAVASHDLVGSIGAALAA, from the coding sequence GTGTCGAGCAGTAGCGAGCCGGCGCGCGGGCCGGTCCCGGTCATCGCGGTCGACGCGATGGGCGGCGACAACGCGCCGCAGGCCGTCGTCCAAGGCGCGCTCGACGCGCACCGCGACGGGCTCGGCACGATCGTGCTCGTCGGCGACCGCGCGCGGATCGAGCCGCTGCTGCACGGCGAGCGCGCGATCGAGATCGTGCACTCCGCGGCGGAAGTTCCGATGGCCATGCACGCTTCGCAAGCGGTCCGCAAGTCGCAAGGGACCTCGCTCGGCGACGCGATCGACCTCGTGCGCGAAGGCCGCGCGGACGCCGTCGTCTCGGCCGGCAACAGCGGCGCGTTTTTGGCGATCGCGCTGATCCGGCTGCGCACGATCCCCGGCATCGCGCGGCCCGCGATCGGCGCCGTGCTCCCCGGCAAAGAAGGTCCGGTCGTGCTGTGCGACGCGGGCGCCAACGTCGACTGCCGGCCGGAGTGGCTGATGCAGTTCGGCGTGATGGGCAGCGCGTACGCGCGCGCCGCGCTCGGCATCGACGAGCCGCGCGTCGGCCTCATCTCGGTCGGCGAAGAGCCGACCAAAGGCAACGCGCAAGTCCTCGAAGCGGCGGAGCTGCTGCGCGCCGCGCCGGTGCGCTTCGTCGGCAACATCGAAGGCAAGGACATCTTGCTCAACCACGCCGACGTGGTCGTTGCCGACGGGTTCGTCGGCAACGTGATCTTGAAGACCGCCGAAGGCAGCGCGACGTACATCCGCGACGTGCTGCGCGAGTCGTTCGAGTCGGCGAACGCCGTCGGGAAGCTGGGCGGATTGCTGAGCCGGGGCGTCTTCGCGAAGATTCGCGTGCGGCTCGACTACTCGACCTACGGCGGCGCGCCGCTGCTCGGCGTGCGCGGCAACTGCGTCGTCGCGCACGGCCGTTCCGACCGCACCGCGATCCGCAACGCGATCCGCCAGGCCGCGGCGGTGGCCTCGCACGATCTGGTCGGCTCGATCGGCGCGGCGCTGGCCGCGTGA
- a CDS encoding DegV family protein, producing the protein MSMNEGTGTRPRVAIVTDSTADLEPADAQERGISVVPLFVNFGDARYRDRIDLSLEEFYRKLATLKVLPTTAQPTPAMFEDAFRPHAEAGRAIVCLTIMGSLSGTINAANTAAQAFPRAEIHVVDSGSTAGGLALLAQHASELAHDGGEAQAVLAALQRDIAVLRGFATIPDLSHAVRTGRVSRAQAFVGSLVKIVPVLRIERGKVEEHARVRTFAKAIDTMVDAAAAEANKADGARVCVIHSHAADEAARVVAKLREKITTKPFAFEQLEAGPVLGTHAGQGAVGVFVIPGP; encoded by the coding sequence GTGAGCATGAACGAAGGGACGGGAACGCGGCCGCGGGTCGCGATCGTCACCGACTCAACCGCGGATCTGGAACCCGCCGACGCGCAGGAGCGCGGCATCTCGGTCGTCCCGCTGTTCGTCAACTTCGGCGACGCGCGCTACCGCGACCGCATCGATCTCTCGCTCGAGGAGTTCTACCGCAAGCTCGCGACCTTGAAAGTCCTGCCGACGACCGCGCAGCCGACGCCGGCGATGTTCGAAGACGCGTTTCGCCCGCACGCCGAAGCGGGCCGCGCGATCGTCTGCCTGACGATCATGGGCAGCCTCTCGGGGACGATCAACGCGGCGAACACCGCGGCGCAGGCGTTTCCGCGCGCGGAGATCCACGTCGTCGACAGTGGCAGCACCGCCGGCGGCCTCGCGCTCCTCGCGCAGCACGCGAGCGAGCTCGCGCACGACGGCGGCGAGGCGCAAGCGGTGCTGGCGGCGCTGCAGCGCGACATCGCGGTGCTGCGCGGGTTCGCGACGATCCCGGACCTCTCGCACGCCGTCCGCACCGGCCGCGTCTCGCGCGCGCAAGCCTTCGTCGGCTCGCTGGTGAAGATCGTGCCGGTGCTGCGCATCGAGCGCGGCAAGGTCGAAGAGCACGCGCGCGTGCGCACCTTCGCGAAAGCGATCGACACCATGGTCGACGCCGCCGCGGCCGAGGCGAACAAGGCCGACGGCGCGCGCGTCTGCGTGATCCATTCGCACGCCGCGGACGAAGCCGCGCGCGTCGTCGCGAAGCTGCGCGAGAAGATCACCACCAAGCCGTTCGCGTTCGAGCAGCTTGAAGCCGGCCCGGTCCTCGGCACGCACGCGGGCCAAGGCGCGGTCGGCGTCTTCGTCATCCCCGGACCGTGA
- the hemW gene encoding radical SAM family heme chaperone HemW, translated as MIASPAAGVYAHLPFCPYICPYCDFAKWAWDDARAARYAEALRAEIAAAPAVRARTLFFGGGTPTTYAPEIIASLIGAIRERFDLPQDAEVTTEANPDPSLAARIPGLRAAGVNRLSIGVQSFDPHELRVLGRQHTASDVVNAVRAARAAGFDNVSLDLIFGVPGQSEESWAATLDAAVALGVEHVSCYGLTIEEGTPYAAWFARDPGAFAGESREARMYAIAIDRLRTAGFEQYEISNWAKPGFRSQHNALYWANEPYLGLGVGAASYLGGVRSTHTRELAVYCEAALAGHRIPGESERLEGDAQAGEAIMLALRTAEGVDLARFRERYGIDVGERYRSVVDELVAAGVLAADAAQLRLTERGRFVANDVCGAFLA; from the coding sequence GTGATCGCCTCGCCCGCGGCGGGCGTCTACGCTCACCTGCCGTTCTGCCCGTATATTTGCCCGTACTGCGACTTCGCGAAGTGGGCCTGGGACGACGCGCGCGCGGCGCGCTACGCCGAAGCGCTGCGCGCGGAGATCGCCGCGGCGCCGGCGGTGCGCGCGCGCACGCTGTTCTTTGGCGGCGGGACGCCGACCACGTATGCGCCCGAGATCATCGCCTCGCTGATCGGCGCGATACGGGAGCGGTTCGATTTGCCGCAGGACGCTGAAGTGACGACCGAAGCGAATCCCGATCCCTCGCTCGCCGCGCGCATTCCGGGGTTGCGGGCGGCCGGCGTGAACCGGCTGTCGATCGGCGTGCAGTCGTTCGATCCGCACGAGCTGCGCGTGCTCGGGCGTCAACACACGGCGTCCGACGTCGTGAACGCCGTGCGCGCGGCGCGCGCGGCAGGGTTCGACAACGTCTCGCTCGACTTGATCTTCGGCGTTCCGGGACAGAGCGAGGAGAGCTGGGCCGCGACGCTCGACGCCGCGGTCGCGCTCGGCGTCGAGCACGTCTCGTGCTACGGGTTGACGATCGAGGAGGGGACGCCGTATGCGGCGTGGTTCGCGCGCGATCCGGGCGCGTTCGCCGGCGAATCGCGCGAGGCGCGGATGTACGCGATCGCGATCGACCGGCTGCGCACGGCCGGCTTCGAGCAGTACGAGATCTCCAACTGGGCCAAGCCCGGCTTCCGCTCCCAGCACAACGCGCTGTACTGGGCGAACGAACCGTATCTCGGCCTGGGAGTCGGCGCCGCGTCCTACCTCGGCGGCGTCCGCTCGACGCACACGCGCGAGCTTGCGGTCTACTGCGAGGCGGCGCTCGCCGGGCACCGCATCCCGGGCGAGAGCGAGCGGCTCGAAGGCGATGCGCAGGCCGGCGAGGCGATCATGCTCGCGCTGCGGACCGCGGAAGGAGTCGACCTGGCGCGGTTCCGCGAACGGTACGGCATCGATGTTGGCGAGCGGTACCGAAGCGTGGTCGACGAGCTGGTCGCGGCGGGGGTCCTGGCCGCCGACGCGGCCCAGCTGCGCCTTACCGAGCGCGGCCGGTTCGTAGCGAACGATGTCTGTGGCGCGTTCCTCGCCTGA